In a single window of the Gymnogyps californianus isolate 813 unplaced genomic scaffold, ASM1813914v2 HiC_scaffold_420, whole genome shotgun sequence genome:
- the KCNJ10 gene encoding ATP-sensitive inward rectifier potassium channel 10 — MTSATKVYYSQTTQTDSRPLIGSGLRRRRVMTKDGRSNVRMEHIADKRFLYLKDLWTTFIDMQWRYKLVLFSATFAGTWFAFGVIWYLVAVVHGDLLEFDPPANHTPCVMQVHTLTGAFLFSLESQTTIGYGFRYISEECPLAIVLLITQLVLTTIMEIFITGTFLAKIARPKKRAETIKFSQNAVVAQHNGKTCLMIRVANMRKSLLIGCQVTGKLLQTHLTKEGESVRLNQVNVDFQVDTSSDSPFLILPLTFYHVVDDASPFRDVALRTGEGDFELVVILSGTVESTSATCQVRTSYLPEEILWGYEFTPAISLSASGKYVADFSLFDQVVKVTAPCCLHETVRFGDPEKVKLEESLREAAEREREGAPLSVRISNV, encoded by the coding sequence ATGACGTCGGCCACCAAGGTGTACTACAGCCAGACCACGCAGACCGACAGCCGCCCGCTCATCGGCTCGGGGCTGCGCCGGCGCCGGGTGATGACCAAGGACGGCCGCAGCAACGTGCGGATGGAGCACATCGCCGACAAGCGCTTCCTGTACCTCAAGGACCTGTGGACCACCTTCATCGACATGCAATGGCGGTACAAGCTGGTCCTCTTCTCCGCCACCTTCGCCGGCACCTGGTTCGCCTTCGGCGTCATCTGGTACCTGGTGGCCGTGGTCCACGGGGACCTGCTGGAGTTCGACCCGCCGGCCAACCACACGCCCTGCGTCATGCAGGTGCACACCCTCACCGGcgccttcctcttctccctggagTCCCAGACCACCATCGGCTACGGCTTCCGCTACATCAGCGAGGAGTGTCCCCTCGCCATCGTCCTGCTCATCACCCAGCTGGTCCTCACCACCATCATGGAGATCTTCATCACCGGCACCTTCCTGGCCAAGATCGCCCGGCCCAAGAAACGCGCCGAGACCATCAAGTTCAGCCAAAACGCGGTGGTGGCCCAGCACAACGGCAAGACCTGCCTGATGATCCGCGTGGCCAACATGCGCAAGAGCCTCCTCATCGGCTGCCAGGTGACGGGCAAGCTCCTCCAGACCCACCTCACCAAGGAGGGCGAGAGCGTCCGCCTCAACCAGGTCAACGTGGACTTCCAGGTGGACACCTCCTCCGACAGCCCCTTCCTCATCCTGCCCCTCACCTTCTACCACGTGGTGGACGACGCCAGCCCCTTCCGGGACGTGGCCCTACGGACGGGCGAAGGCGACTTCGAGCTGGTGGTCATCCTCAGCGGCACCGTGGAGTCCACCAGCGCCACGTGCCAGGTGCGCACCTCCTACCTGCCCGAGGAGATCCTCTGGGGCTACGAGTTCACCCCGGCCATCTCCCTCTCGGCCAGCGGCAAGTACGTGGCCGACTTCAGCCTCTTCGACCAGGTGGTGAAGGTGACGGCGCCCTGTTGCCTCCACGAGACCGTCCGGTTTGGGGACCCCGAGAAGGTGAAGCTGGAGGAGTCCCTGCGGGAGGCGgcggagcgggagcgggagggaGCACCCCTGAGCGTCCGCATCAGCAACGTCTGA